The following proteins are encoded in a genomic region of Aquifex aeolicus VF5:
- a CDS encoding beta-barrel assembly-enhancing protease, which produces MRVRALISALFIFIVSCTQVVDPLTGKKTFTVLPPEEEIAIGNSVFPQAITEYEGIYPDKEVQEYVKELGNSIAKHTPRKLPYEFVLVNSKILNAFALPGGKIVITRGLVLMLDSESELAGVLAHELGHVNARHYARYLEKMLGLSILLQIGALLINDRDTTARIALQLASIGASLLALKFSRDQEREADKYGVVFAVKAGYDPHGLIETFKKFKKMEKDYPPEWLSTHPLPDTRIREVSKLISSMKLPPNLKKDSPQFQRIKEKLLATKKSYDLYYEGRKLYKEGLKDEALKKFEEAIKLFPNNQIAMSYASAIYLEHGKYKRALEYAKRVSDLDPYLLWGWYLQGIAYFKLKKYKESIRALNEAKKRIPSYAGIYYYLGRDYEELGDVKKAVENYKLALKFASGREPWYEDAKRRLQRYGVIF; this is translated from the coding sequence ATGAGGGTAAGAGCTCTTATATCAGCTTTGTTCATTTTTATCGTATCCTGTACTCAGGTAGTTGACCCGCTCACGGGTAAGAAAACCTTTACCGTCCTTCCCCCCGAAGAGGAAATCGCGATAGGAAATAGTGTTTTCCCTCAGGCGATAACGGAGTACGAGGGTATATACCCTGATAAAGAGGTTCAGGAGTACGTGAAGGAGCTTGGAAATTCCATAGCGAAACACACGCCGAGAAAACTTCCTTACGAATTCGTATTAGTAAACTCAAAGATTTTGAACGCCTTTGCGCTTCCGGGTGGGAAAATAGTCATAACGAGGGGATTGGTTCTGATGCTAGACAGCGAAAGTGAGCTCGCTGGTGTTCTTGCCCACGAACTCGGACACGTAAACGCACGCCACTACGCAAGGTACCTTGAAAAAATGCTCGGTCTGAGCATCCTCCTCCAGATAGGGGCCCTCTTGATAAACGACAGGGACACAACCGCGAGGATAGCACTTCAGCTCGCCTCAATTGGTGCATCTTTGCTTGCTTTAAAGTTCAGCAGGGATCAGGAGAGGGAAGCGGACAAGTACGGGGTGGTATTCGCAGTAAAGGCGGGCTACGATCCCCACGGTCTTATTGAAACATTCAAGAAGTTTAAGAAGATGGAAAAGGACTACCCGCCAGAGTGGCTTTCCACTCACCCCCTTCCCGATACTCGAATAAGAGAAGTGTCTAAATTAATAAGCTCTATGAAACTACCCCCGAACCTGAAAAAGGATTCACCTCAGTTTCAAAGAATAAAGGAAAAGCTTTTGGCGACTAAGAAATCCTACGATCTTTATTACGAAGGAAGGAAGCTGTATAAGGAGGGTCTAAAAGACGAAGCCCTGAAGAAGTTTGAAGAGGCTATAAAGCTATTCCCGAACAACCAGATAGCCATGTCCTACGCTTCCGCCATATACCTTGAACACGGAAAGTATAAAAGAGCCCTTGAGTACGCAAAAAGGGTGAGCGATTTAGATCCTTACCTTCTGTGGGGATGGTACCTTCAGGGTATAGCTTACTTTAAGCTCAAAAAGTACAAAGAGAGTATAAGGGCACTAAACGAGGCGAAGAAGAGAATACCTTCCTACGCGGGTATTTACTACTACCTCGGAAGGGATTACGAGGAGCTCGGTGATGTAAAAAAAGCAGTAGAGAACTACAAGCTCGCACTTAAATTTGCAAGCGGAAGAGAACCCTGGTACGAGGATGCGAAAAGGAGACTCCAGAGGTACGGAGTAATTTTCTAA